Proteins encoded in a region of the Melioribacteraceae bacterium genome:
- a CDS encoding endonuclease MutS2 — MISTETLEKLEFSKVTGYISKYCITENGKEKISFLRPYSDVKEAVKDGKRVNEAKEILIKNEIPPLDYLPDLNETLSRSRIEGTVLAARNILEVLKLAETSRKLFQYLKSHGSEVELLSELRESLFVDKVFEHQISKVFTESGEIKDDATPRLREIRNDIRDKETQLRKMVNGMLKQLSDSYLVQEEYITLRDGRIVLPVKAEHKRHVRGFVHSESATGQTVYIEPAETLELNNEILSLTFAEKREIEKILKNLTEKIGGVSSELKTSLSAISELDSIFARAKYSLEIIGAIPTFDERRAVELIEARHPILLKKLGFTATIPLNIKMQEEAVILITGPNAGGKTVTLKTMGLVVLLAQSGIPVPIHPDSNLHFFNNVLVDIGDAQSIEDDLSTFSSHLTNIKNIIDHSGSKVLVLLDEVGTGTDPTEGSAIATGFLVTLRDKGAKVLATTHHGSLKILANQLDKFQNASMEFDTDNLKPTYRFNQGIPGSSYAFEVAGRIGFDVDFINLSKTYLDKDKSKIEDFLANLEIKSKDLRDQLKRLEIENSRLKGLTNLYQEKVDKLEKQKKEILQETREKAEIYLKDINKKIENAVKNIRESNARKDVVKKEKEVINTLKSDAEKVFKKEKVESTVKVKLKTGDYASIRDTNSAGVIDEINIEKDKAVLTIGSLKIKARYSDLVPAKKKDFEEAKYFKHDIISDQNYRLDIRGKRIDEAELEILKFLDAANMNGYDRVEILHGKGTGALKQLVQGTLKNYKFVKYFYFANIESGGDGITIVEFK; from the coding sequence ATGATCTCAACTGAAACACTCGAAAAACTTGAGTTTAGCAAAGTAACCGGCTATATAAGTAAGTACTGTATAACAGAAAACGGTAAAGAGAAAATCAGCTTTCTTCGACCTTACAGTGATGTTAAAGAGGCAGTAAAAGACGGAAAACGTGTAAATGAAGCGAAGGAAATTCTGATAAAAAATGAAATTCCTCCACTCGATTATCTTCCCGATCTGAATGAAACACTCTCACGCTCGCGGATTGAAGGAACTGTTTTAGCGGCTCGTAATATTCTGGAAGTATTAAAGCTTGCTGAGACCTCTCGCAAACTCTTTCAGTATCTAAAGTCTCACGGCAGCGAAGTAGAACTCCTTTCCGAATTAAGAGAATCTCTCTTTGTAGATAAAGTGTTTGAGCATCAGATTTCCAAAGTCTTTACAGAAAGCGGCGAAATAAAAGATGATGCCACACCACGCTTAAGAGAGATCCGGAATGATATACGGGACAAAGAGACGCAACTCCGTAAGATGGTTAATGGAATGCTGAAGCAGCTTAGCGACTCCTATCTTGTTCAGGAAGAATATATAACGTTAAGAGACGGCAGAATAGTTCTTCCGGTGAAAGCTGAACACAAACGGCATGTGAGGGGATTTGTTCACTCGGAATCGGCTACTGGGCAGACTGTGTATATAGAACCGGCAGAGACTCTCGAACTGAACAATGAAATTCTATCTCTAACCTTTGCTGAGAAGAGAGAAATAGAGAAGATACTTAAAAACCTGACTGAGAAAATCGGCGGAGTAAGCAGTGAACTTAAAACCTCTCTATCTGCCATATCGGAACTCGATTCAATCTTCGCACGTGCAAAGTATTCTCTCGAAATAATCGGTGCTATACCAACATTCGATGAAAGACGCGCAGTGGAATTAATTGAAGCACGTCACCCGATCCTTCTGAAAAAACTCGGTTTCACAGCTACAATTCCATTGAATATAAAGATGCAGGAGGAAGCGGTAATCCTTATTACGGGGCCTAACGCAGGCGGAAAAACTGTAACACTTAAAACAATGGGCCTTGTCGTGCTTCTCGCTCAATCGGGAATTCCAGTCCCTATTCATCCCGATTCCAATCTCCACTTTTTTAATAATGTTCTAGTCGATATCGGAGACGCGCAATCGATTGAAGATGATCTTTCAACTTTCAGTTCTCACCTTACTAATATTAAAAATATAATCGATCACTCAGGCAGTAAGGTTCTTGTTCTTCTCGATGAAGTTGGAACAGGTACAGATCCTACAGAAGGTTCGGCTATTGCAACCGGATTTCTTGTTACTTTAAGAGATAAAGGAGCAAAGGTTCTTGCAACAACTCATCACGGTTCACTAAAGATACTTGCTAATCAGCTCGATAAATTCCAGAATGCTTCGATGGAATTTGATACGGATAATTTAAAACCGACATACAGGTTTAACCAGGGAATACCGGGTTCGAGTTACGCATTCGAAGTTGCCGGAAGAATCGGGTTTGACGTCGATTTTATTAATCTTTCTAAAACCTATCTCGATAAGGATAAGTCGAAGATCGAGGATTTCCTTGCCAATCTTGAAATAAAGTCGAAGGACTTGAGGGATCAGCTTAAGCGCCTGGAAATTGAGAATTCGCGTTTGAAAGGATTGACAAATCTCTATCAGGAGAAAGTAGACAAGCTTGAAAAACAGAAGAAGGAGATACTCCAGGAAACCCGCGAGAAAGCTGAAATCTATCTAAAGGATATAAACAAGAAGATTGAAAACGCCGTAAAAAATATCCGCGAATCGAATGCTAGAAAAGATGTTGTGAAAAAAGAGAAAGAAGTTATAAATACACTGAAATCGGACGCGGAAAAAGTTTTCAAAAAAGAAAAGGTTGAGAGTACCGTTAAAGTCAAGCTTAAAACCGGCGATTATGCTTCAATTAGAGATACCAATTCAGCAGGTGTTATTGATGAAATTAATATTGAGAAGGATAAAGCAGTTTTAACTATCGGGTCGTTGAAAATAAAAGCACGGTATTCCGATCTTGTACCGGCCAAAAAGAAAGACTTTGAAGAAGCAAAATATTTCAAGCACGACATTATAAGCGATCAGAATTACCGGCTCGATATCAGAGGTAAGCGTATAGACGAAGCCGAACTTGAAATCCTTAAATTCCTTGATGCCGCAAATATGAACGGATACGACCGTGTTGAAATACTTCACGGTAAAGGAACGGGCGCGTTAAAACAACTTGTACAGGGGACATTAAAGAATTATAAATTTGTAAAATATTTTTATTTTGCCAATATTGAAAGCGGCGGTGACGGAATTACAATAGTTGAGTTCAAATAA
- a CDS encoding CvpA family protein, with product MNYIDIVIFIAAVIGFLLGFKDGLIRKIIGLIGLIAAIAFAFEFSDNFGQLLNPIFNRDEYFSTVVAGIIIFLVTILVASIIKRIVHPVDKLNKFLNQFVGGLIGTVQIIFFLSGMFLFLNIFSFPDKKTASDSLLYNHIYNLIPSSIDLIIGHRAKASDFIKSIIEDKDKISTPPVDSLN from the coding sequence TTGAACTACATCGATATAGTAATATTTATTGCTGCGGTTATAGGATTCCTCCTGGGCTTCAAGGATGGACTTATCCGGAAGATTATCGGATTGATCGGATTAATTGCCGCGATAGCTTTTGCTTTCGAATTCTCTGACAATTTCGGGCAGCTTCTTAATCCGATATTCAATAGAGATGAATACTTTTCAACTGTTGTAGCCGGGATAATTATTTTCCTTGTTACAATTCTGGTTGCCTCAATAATTAAAAGAATTGTTCACCCTGTTGATAAGCTCAATAAATTTTTGAATCAGTTCGTCGGCGGGCTTATTGGAACTGTTCAAATAATATTCTTCCTTAGCGGCATGTTTTTATTCCTTAACATATTCAGTTTCCCGGATAAAAAAACCGCATCAGATTCTCTGCTATACAATCATATTTACAATCTTATACCTTCGTCCATCGACCTTATAATCGGTCATCGCGCCAAGGCATCCGACTTTATAAAAAGTATAATCGAAGATAAAGATAAAATTTCAACTCCCCCTGTCGATTCACTAAATTAG
- a CDS encoding GatB/YqeY domain-containing protein: MNLKEKINQELKDSMKSGDKIRLETIRSIRALILEFEKSGSGKEMTADDEIRLLTTSAKKRKESIEQFQNAGRTELAEKEMKELKIIEEFLPKQLSYEEVAEEIKKLASEIGATAKEDFPKLMPAAAKNLKGRADGKIIKEIVEKLLSGN; encoded by the coding sequence ATGAATCTTAAAGAAAAAATCAATCAGGAACTTAAAGACTCGATGAAGTCGGGTGATAAAATAAGGCTTGAGACAATCCGGTCTATTCGGGCACTAATTCTTGAATTCGAAAAAAGCGGATCCGGAAAGGAAATGACTGCTGATGACGAGATAAGATTATTAACTACATCTGCAAAGAAGAGGAAGGAATCGATTGAACAGTTTCAGAATGCCGGGAGAACGGAGCTTGCAGAAAAGGAAATGAAGGAATTGAAAATTATTGAAGAGTTCCTGCCCAAGCAGCTTTCTTATGAAGAAGTAGCAGAAGAGATTAAAAAGTTAGCTTCTGAAATCGGTGCAACTGCGAAGGAGGATTTTCCTAAGCTGATGCCAGCCGCAGCAAAAAATTTAAAAGGAAGAGCCGACGGAAAAATTATAAAAGAAATAGTTGAAAAACTTCTGAGTGGTAATTGA
- a CDS encoding biopolymer transporter ExbD — protein MKFEKKRASTKQSIPTASLPDIVFMLLLFFMVTTTLREVDVLVSFRLPEAKAIEKIENKRLVSYIWVGQDGRIQVNDSLTQINEIQKIMYAKRVALPNVIVSLRIDKSSQMGVVTDIQQELRKASCLRINYSTLLKI, from the coding sequence ATGAAATTTGAAAAAAAGAGAGCCAGTACAAAGCAGAGTATTCCAACTGCCTCCTTACCGGATATTGTATTTATGCTTCTTTTGTTCTTTATGGTTACTACAACTCTAAGAGAAGTTGACGTTCTGGTCAGTTTCCGCTTGCCTGAAGCCAAGGCGATCGAAAAAATAGAGAATAAAAGATTAGTATCGTATATCTGGGTGGGTCAGGATGGTAGAATTCAGGTTAACGACAGCCTTACTCAGATTAATGAAATTCAGAAGATTATGTATGCTAAAAGAGTTGCACTTCCGAATGTTATCGTTTCGCTCCGTATCGACAAGAGTTCTCAAATGGGAGTAGTTACGGATATTCAGCAGGAATTAAGAAAAGCTTCCTGTTTAAGAATCAACTATTCAACTCTGCTTAAGATATAA
- a CDS encoding biopolymer transporter ExbD translates to MITLKKKKLPDAEIPTSSMADISFLLLLFFLVSTVIDVDTGIGLTLPEFTPPEQQELVPISKDRLAAVLINENGDVLLNNEIIAIPQISKTLKPRIESKIDQPANKKLVVSVKVDRKTDYNLYVQALDQIKDAYFQVRSEYSITRLGRRFVDIDERSEEMKEIRDKIPITISIAEPEAIKK, encoded by the coding sequence ATGATTACACTTAAAAAGAAGAAATTGCCGGATGCAGAAATTCCTACCAGTTCTATGGCGGATATTTCATTCTTGCTTCTTCTATTCTTTCTGGTCTCAACTGTTATCGATGTGGATACCGGTATCGGTCTTACACTTCCTGAATTTACTCCTCCCGAGCAACAGGAACTGGTTCCTATTTCAAAAGACCGTCTTGCAGCTGTGCTGATTAATGAGAACGGAGACGTACTATTAAATAATGAAATTATTGCTATCCCTCAGATATCCAAAACACTGAAACCAAGAATTGAAAGTAAGATTGATCAACCCGCTAACAAAAAACTGGTTGTCTCAGTTAAAGTTGATCGTAAAACCGATTACAATCTGTATGTTCAGGCACTTGATCAAATTAAAGACGCTTATTTTCAGGTTAGATCTGAATACTCTATTACCAGATTAGGGAGACGATTTGTAGATATAGATGAAAGAAGTGAAGAAATGAAAGAGATAAGAGATAAGATTCCAATTACAATCAGTATAGCTGAACCTGAGGCTATAAAAAAATAA
- a CDS encoding MotA/TolQ/ExbB proton channel family protein has product MQLAEITGIVSLVLAQVQDQSAIGYLQQKFIEGGGFMWPILACLVIGLGFTIERFWTLTRATMNTKKFVVQVKDALSKGGVQEAIKLCENTRGSAASVFHAGLLRADEGLEAAEKAIMAYGAIEMGFLERGLIWISLFISLAPMLGFTGTVQGMIQAFDAIKEAAQISPSIVAGGISVALLTTLFGLIVAMILQTFYNYFVSRIDRIVADMEESSIELIDALYEMKK; this is encoded by the coding sequence ATGCAACTCGCAGAGATAACCGGAATAGTATCATTAGTTTTAGCACAAGTCCAGGACCAAAGCGCAATTGGTTATTTGCAGCAGAAATTCATTGAAGGCGGCGGCTTCATGTGGCCAATCCTGGCATGTCTAGTAATCGGGCTTGGGTTCACAATCGAGAGATTCTGGACATTAACACGCGCAACAATGAACACCAAGAAATTTGTTGTTCAGGTAAAAGACGCATTATCAAAAGGCGGTGTTCAGGAAGCAATAAAATTATGTGAAAATACGAGAGGTTCTGCTGCTTCTGTATTTCATGCCGGTCTTCTCAGAGCAGACGAAGGTCTGGAAGCTGCTGAAAAAGCTATCATGGCTTACGGCGCAATTGAAATGGGATTCCTTGAGAGAGGATTGATCTGGATCTCACTTTTCATCTCTCTGGCACCTATGCTCGGATTTACAGGAACAGTTCAAGGTATGATCCAGGCATTCGACGCTATTAAAGAAGCTGCTCAGATTTCTCCTTCTATCGTTGCTGGCGGTATCTCTGTTGCTCTTCTTACAACTCTTTTCGGTCTTATTGTTGCTATGATTCTTCAAACATTCTACAACTATTTCGTTTCAAGAATTGACAGAATAGTTGCTGATATGGAAGAAAGCTCCATCGAATTAATTGACGCACTTTACGAAATGAAGAAATAA
- a CDS encoding SDR family oxidoreductase → MNLIFLLFGSTGHLGSHAVEYFSKQHYHKFYFISKDDSGPKNKNRIIAGDLSVEKNVRAVFSKIETSEENYYCLLNTVGGYTGGKSIEDTTMSELNRMLKLNLKTSFLISKYFFSLCRTGKGGAICLISALSGIYPEKRKGSYGISKNSINFLTGILALEGSPFNIRANAIAPYAIDSEENREWIKNKSLLVKPVEICKKAEFFFKSPNNETGEIIVMPDKLKRGFNKKE, encoded by the coding sequence ATGAATTTAATATTCTTATTGTTTGGCTCTACAGGGCATCTAGGATCTCATGCAGTTGAATATTTTTCGAAGCAGCATTACCATAAATTTTATTTTATTTCTAAAGATGATTCCGGTCCAAAAAACAAAAACCGTATTATCGCGGGTGACCTGTCAGTCGAAAAAAATGTCCGCGCAGTATTTTCAAAAATAGAAACTTCAGAAGAAAATTATTATTGTTTATTAAATACTGTAGGCGGATACACCGGCGGAAAGAGTATTGAAGATACAACAATGTCAGAACTAAACCGGATGCTCAAACTAAACCTTAAAACGTCTTTTCTAATTTCTAAATATTTTTTCAGTTTATGCAGAACGGGAAAGGGGGGAGCTATCTGTTTAATAAGCGCTTTAAGCGGAATCTATCCGGAGAAAAGAAAAGGCTCCTACGGCATTTCTAAAAACAGTATTAATTTTTTAACAGGAATTCTTGCGCTGGAAGGATCTCCATTCAATATAAGGGCAAATGCAATTGCACCCTATGCAATCGATTCGGAGGAAAACCGGGAATGGATTAAGAACAAGTCGCTGCTCGTAAAGCCGGTTGAAATCTGTAAAAAGGCGGAATTCTTTTTCAAGAGCCCCAATAATGAGACTGGTGAAATAATAGTAATGCCGGACAAGCTAAAAAGAGGATTTAATAAAAAAGAGTAA
- a CDS encoding endonuclease/exonuclease/phosphatase family protein: MRYYKTILMMSITLLLFTFTTLHCQVDNHGKSFYVASWNIENLFDTKDDPNINDEEFLPEGSRQWTIDRFETKISNLAKVINHMNDGCGPDIIAFQEVENLNVLKWLVYRFKHRDYIIAHRDSPDERGIDVALFYDRKVFDIEELDTLRVEIPTGTPTRYILHVALRHKNEKSIIHLFVNHWPSRRGGEVKSEPNRIAAARVLKNLVDKILSEDKSSKIILLGDFNDEPDNKSIQETLGASEFNCSESNNNLLNLAYTKASRNEGSYLFGSTWNMIDQIIISGSLFDKKGIDYLCDSYEVIKPDFMVIKEGERQGGPLPTYSGSRYLGGYSDHFPVGAKFILTDK; this comes from the coding sequence ATGAGATATTATAAAACAATTTTGATGATGTCTATTACTCTGTTACTATTCACTTTTACAACATTACACTGCCAGGTGGATAATCACGGGAAGAGTTTTTATGTGGCATCATGGAATATTGAGAATTTATTCGATACAAAAGATGATCCGAACATAAACGATGAAGAGTTCCTTCCGGAAGGCAGCCGTCAATGGACAATCGACCGGTTCGAAACCAAAATATCGAATCTTGCCAAAGTTATAAACCACATGAACGACGGATGCGGCCCTGATATTATTGCTTTTCAGGAAGTGGAAAATTTAAATGTTCTTAAATGGCTTGTTTACCGTTTTAAACACAGGGATTACATTATTGCCCACAGAGATTCGCCGGACGAAAGGGGGATTGATGTAGCCCTGTTTTACGACCGGAAAGTATTTGATATAGAAGAATTGGATACTCTGCGGGTTGAAATACCTACCGGAACACCTACGAGATATATACTTCATGTCGCATTGCGGCATAAAAATGAAAAATCAATTATTCATTTATTTGTAAATCACTGGCCTTCGAGAAGGGGCGGAGAGGTTAAATCGGAACCAAACAGAATAGCCGCTGCACGGGTACTGAAAAATTTAGTTGATAAAATACTTTCTGAAGATAAGAGCAGTAAGATTATTCTTTTGGGCGATTTTAACGACGAGCCGGATAATAAATCCATACAAGAAACACTTGGCGCTTCAGAATTTAATTGCAGCGAATCGAATAATAATTTGTTGAACCTTGCATATACAAAAGCTTCCAGGAATGAAGGATCTTACTTATTCGGTTCTACCTGGAATATGATTGACCAGATAATAATTTCCGGATCACTGTTCGATAAGAAGGGGATTGACTATTTATGCGATTCCTATGAAGTAATTAAACCGGATTTTATGGTTATAAAGGAAGGAGAACGGCAAGGCGGGCCGCTTCCCACATATTCCGGCTCAAGGTATCTGGGTGGGTACAGCGACCATTTCCCGGTAGGCGCAAAATTTATTTTAACAGACAAGTAA
- the polA gene encoding DNA polymerase I, producing the protein MSDRKRKKFVIIDAMALAYKGYYAFISRPLTTAKGEPTSAVYGFMSQLLKIIEDTRPDYLAVAFDSKEKTFRHERYENYKSSREAMPEDMIPQIQRIKEIIEAFRIPLYILPGYEADDLIGTACKKAEASGLDCYAITPDKDYVQLITPNIKVVKPGKSTDEIIILDEKKVREELGFEPRQMIDYLALVGDSSDDIPGVAGIGPKTALPLIQRYKTLENIYKNIEEIEKQSIINKLKENKENAFLSKELATIHTEVPFEFNLNDAIYEKPDFEKLIRLLGELEFKSFVTRIKKLFTDEKEEPEKVEIAEEPLPEENIQVFEKNKVKYKLITGSKEAAELAGQLLSSDKFVFDTETDSLNTLDVNLAGCAFSIKPKEAFFVAVNPSRESAGLFSADLSERLPVEQFIKIFRPVFESENVKKICQNGKYDISVLRHYGVTVNNFYFDTMLASYVIDPDQKHGMDDLSEKYLNYRPIPLLDLIGSKKTPEKIFEVDPSRLSDYSCEDADITFRLYELMKPVLKKEGLEKVAYEIEFPLAPVLEDMERTGIRIDTKSLELFSEDLQVKLDEYSEKIYGFAGETFNINSTQQLQKILFEKLKLPPTTKTKTGYSTDVRALESLKGSHEIIDIIMDYRQVAKLKSTYADSLPELIEPGTGRIHTTYNQTVASTGRLSSIDPNLQNIPIRTELGKEIRKAFVARDKNHLILSADYSQIELRIMASICGDQNLLEAFRNNEDIHRRTAALVFNVDPADVNPDMRRKAKEVNFGILYGLGPFGLKSRLGITQTEAKAIIDNYFNSFKNVRKFMTDSVKMAQKKGFAETLTGRRRFLKNINSNNRIIRQFEERVAINMPIQGTAADMIKLAMIKIYSELNRLKLKSKMVLQVHDELVFDAHKDELEILIPLIKKLMEEAMPLDVPIIVETGTGENWLDAH; encoded by the coding sequence ATGTCCGATAGAAAAAGGAAAAAATTCGTCATAATTGACGCAATGGCCTTAGCGTACAAAGGCTATTACGCGTTTATTTCAAGACCACTTACTACGGCTAAAGGAGAACCCACTTCCGCTGTATACGGCTTTATGAGTCAGCTCCTTAAAATAATTGAGGATACAAGACCCGACTACTTAGCCGTTGCATTCGACTCCAAAGAGAAAACTTTCAGGCATGAACGCTATGAAAACTACAAATCATCCCGTGAGGCAATGCCGGAAGATATGATTCCTCAGATACAGAGGATAAAAGAAATAATAGAGGCATTCAGAATTCCGCTCTATATTCTGCCCGGTTACGAAGCTGATGATCTGATAGGAACAGCATGCAAAAAAGCGGAAGCCTCCGGACTTGATTGCTATGCAATAACACCCGATAAGGATTATGTACAGCTTATAACACCAAATATTAAGGTAGTGAAACCTGGTAAGTCCACAGATGAAATAATAATTCTCGACGAAAAGAAAGTAAGGGAGGAATTGGGATTTGAGCCAAGGCAGATGATCGATTACCTTGCTCTAGTTGGTGATAGTTCCGATGATATACCCGGTGTAGCCGGTATCGGACCTAAAACAGCTCTACCGCTTATCCAGCGTTATAAAACTCTCGAAAATATTTATAAGAATATTGAAGAGATTGAGAAACAGAGTATCATCAATAAACTTAAGGAGAATAAAGAGAACGCATTCCTCTCGAAAGAACTCGCCACTATTCATACAGAGGTTCCTTTCGAGTTCAATTTGAATGATGCCATTTATGAAAAGCCCGATTTTGAGAAACTTATAAGGCTGCTCGGCGAGCTTGAGTTTAAATCATTCGTTACCAGAATCAAAAAACTTTTTACCGATGAGAAAGAAGAACCCGAAAAAGTTGAAATTGCAGAAGAACCTTTGCCTGAAGAGAATATCCAGGTATTCGAAAAGAATAAAGTAAAATATAAATTGATTACCGGAAGTAAAGAGGCCGCGGAATTGGCCGGACAATTACTGAGCTCCGATAAATTTGTTTTCGATACTGAAACCGATTCTCTCAACACACTTGATGTTAATCTGGCCGGCTGCGCTTTTTCAATTAAACCGAAAGAAGCATTTTTTGTGGCGGTTAACCCATCACGCGAATCAGCAGGATTATTTTCGGCCGACCTTTCCGAAAGATTGCCTGTAGAGCAATTCATAAAAATATTCAGACCTGTATTCGAAAGTGAAAATGTTAAAAAGATTTGTCAGAACGGTAAATATGATATTTCCGTATTAAGGCATTACGGCGTAACCGTAAATAATTTTTATTTCGATACAATGCTGGCGAGTTACGTAATTGACCCGGATCAGAAACACGGAATGGACGACCTCTCCGAAAAATATCTTAACTACAGGCCTATTCCCCTTCTGGATTTGATCGGCTCGAAGAAAACGCCGGAGAAAATTTTTGAAGTCGATCCCTCAAGATTATCCGATTACTCCTGTGAGGATGCCGATATAACATTCAGGCTTTATGAACTGATGAAACCGGTACTTAAAAAAGAAGGCCTTGAAAAAGTAGCTTACGAAATAGAATTCCCGCTAGCTCCTGTGCTTGAAGATATGGAGAGAACCGGAATAAGGATCGATACAAAAAGCCTGGAATTATTTTCAGAGGATCTTCAGGTGAAGCTGGATGAGTATTCTGAAAAAATTTATGGTTTTGCTGGTGAAACATTTAATATCAATTCAACACAGCAGCTTCAGAAAATATTATTTGAAAAGCTTAAACTTCCTCCTACAACAAAAACAAAAACCGGATATTCGACCGATGTACGCGCTCTCGAGTCGTTGAAAGGCTCTCACGAAATAATTGATATTATTATGGATTACCGGCAGGTAGCAAAGCTGAAATCTACATATGCCGATTCGTTACCGGAGCTTATAGAACCGGGTACAGGCAGAATCCATACTACTTACAATCAGACTGTGGCTTCAACCGGGAGGTTATCAAGCATCGATCCTAACCTTCAGAATATTCCGATACGAACGGAATTGGGAAAGGAGATCCGTAAAGCTTTTGTCGCAAGAGATAAGAATCATCTTATTCTAAGCGCCGATTACAGCCAGATAGAGCTTAGAATCATGGCCAGTATTTGCGGCGATCAGAATTTATTAGAAGCATTCCGTAATAACGAAGATATCCACCGGCGAACTGCTGCACTCGTCTTCAATGTAGACCCGGCCGATGTTAATCCCGACATGAGGAGAAAAGCAAAAGAGGTGAACTTCGGCATACTTTACGGGCTCGGCCCCTTCGGGTTGAAATCCCGTCTCGGTATCACTCAAACCGAAGCCAAGGCCATTATTGATAATTATTTTAATTCTTTTAAGAATGTTAGAAAGTTTATGACGGATTCTGTTAAAATGGCACAGAAAAAAGGTTTTGCCGAAACATTAACCGGCCGCAGAAGATTTCTGAAAAATATAAACAGCAACAACAGAATAATAAGACAGTTCGAGGAGCGTGTCGCTATTAATATGCCGATCCAGGGCACAGCCGCCGATATGATAAAACTGGCAATGATAAAAATCTATTCGGAGCTGAACAGACTTAAACTGAAGAGTAAAATGGTTCTTCAGGTACATGACGAACTTGTTTTCGATGCGCACAAAGACGAATTAGAAATCTTAATACCGCTGATTAAGAAATTGATGGAAGAGGCAATGCCGCTTGATGTACCGATTATAGTGGAAACAGGAACTGGAGAAAACTGGCTGGACGCTCACTAA
- a CDS encoding PQQ-binding-like beta-propeller repeat protein, translating into MKKIIFIISSLVLLYSCTQPLILKNTFIDDKSVLSFGLNERRIFYQPESISDSLQWLWTAVTNGSQPNTSLLIVDEYLIAADLSGRIYAYAKENGKAVGYEKYTGAISVAPVVNSLRLFFIVNEKNQFYSRLIMFDYLNNKILAEDRINGSVTNEMIRLEDGIIVLTDRGELIKYNYAAQREYSVRINESVLSNPAANDNFIALGTMKGELILMIRNDGTIIFREKVSSPIEGGFTFDGDVIYFGDSQGYIYSFDTKARKVNWKYGTGARIVSTPVFDDEKVIVGNLSGKLYSLNKETGKKIWIYDTNGSINTTPLLTKTVLIQPDANKKVHLISSSLGLVFKTLEFERRVKLTPLLRDGILYLGSDRGNIHAYRTFSFN; encoded by the coding sequence TATTGATGATAAAAGCGTTCTCTCTTTCGGATTGAATGAGAGAAGAATTTTCTATCAACCTGAATCGATCTCCGATAGCCTTCAATGGTTATGGACAGCAGTTACAAATGGCAGTCAACCTAATACGTCTTTGCTTATAGTTGATGAATATTTGATTGCAGCAGATCTATCGGGAAGAATTTACGCCTATGCTAAAGAAAACGGTAAAGCTGTCGGCTATGAGAAATACACAGGTGCAATTTCTGTTGCTCCGGTTGTAAACAGTCTAAGATTATTTTTTATTGTTAATGAAAAAAATCAGTTCTATTCCAGGTTGATAATGTTCGATTACCTGAACAACAAGATACTTGCTGAGGATAGAATAAACGGCTCGGTTACGAATGAGATGATCAGGTTGGAGGATGGTATAATCGTTCTGACAGACAGGGGTGAATTAATAAAGTATAATTATGCAGCCCAACGCGAATATTCGGTTAGAATAAATGAATCGGTATTGTCAAATCCTGCTGCCAACGATAACTTTATTGCACTCGGAACTATGAAAGGTGAGTTGATTCTTATGATCCGAAATGACGGGACAATAATATTCAGGGAGAAAGTATCTTCTCCTATTGAAGGTGGATTTACTTTCGACGGAGATGTAATTTATTTCGGGGACAGTCAAGGTTACATCTACTCATTTGATACCAAAGCCAGGAAAGTTAATTGGAAATATGGGACGGGAGCCAGAATTGTTTCAACTCCTGTTTTTGATGATGAAAAGGTGATCGTCGGGAATTTATCGGGGAAATTATATTCACTTAATAAAGAAACCGGGAAAAAAATCTGGATTTACGATACAAATGGTTCAATAAACACAACGCCTCTTCTTACAAAAACAGTTTTAATACAGCCGGACGCAAATAAAAAAGTCCATCTGATTAGTTCTTCGCTCGGATTGGTTTTCAAAACACTCGAGTTCGAAAGAAGGGTCAAGCTTACGCCACTTCTCAGAGATGGAATTCTTTACCTTGGCTCGGACAGGGGCAACATTCATGCTTACAGAACATTCAGTTTCAACTGA